One window from the genome of Candidatus Yanofskybacteria bacterium encodes:
- a CDS encoding cysteine desulfurase, with the protein MAKRKTIYLDYAGTTPIDPRVERVVLKHLRESWGNASSVHEIGRQAREVIEDSRKATARVLGVKSEEIIFTGSGTESANLAIFGVARAYKKYGKHIITSKIEHPAVLRACEYLDKNEGFKVTYLDVDKNGLIDPEVLRSALRSDTILVSIMYANNEIGTIQPITEISKIIRNFRQNLKPITYNLKPFFHTDACQAAGALNLNVNQLGIDLLTLNGSKIYGPKGTGCLFIRRGTELVPQIVGGSQERGLRAGTENPALIAGFAKALELADKSKVGERKRLVKLRDYMIRQVLKTIPDSRLNGDPIKRLPNNINISFKNVDGEMLMLALDQKGIQVSTGSACTSTSTEPSHVLKALDLSNELAKGNIRITLGRQTTKKDIDSVLKILASLIQKTLSKH; encoded by the coding sequence ATGGCTAAAAGAAAAACAATCTATTTAGATTATGCTGGGACGACACCGATAGATCCGCGGGTGGAACGGGTGGTTTTGAAGCATTTGCGGGAGAGCTGGGGTAACGCTTCGTCGGTACATGAGATTGGACGACAGGCGAGAGAGGTTATTGAAGATTCACGCAAAGCAACGGCAAGGGTGCTTGGAGTAAAATCAGAAGAAATAATTTTTACCGGTTCAGGCACGGAGTCGGCGAATTTAGCGATATTCGGAGTAGCGAGGGCTTATAAAAAATACGGCAAGCATATTATAACTTCCAAAATCGAACATCCTGCCGTATTGCGTGCCTGTGAATATTTGGATAAGAACGAAGGGTTTAAGGTAACTTATCTAGATGTAGACAAAAACGGATTAATTGACCCAGAAGTTTTACGCAGTGCATTGCGATCAGATACAATACTAGTTTCGATTATGTATGCCAATAATGAAATCGGCACAATACAACCCATTACGGAGATTTCCAAAATTATTAGAAATTTTCGCCAAAACCTAAAACCTATAACCTATAACCTAAAACCTTTTTTCCATACCGATGCCTGCCAAGCGGCCGGAGCGTTAAACTTGAATGTTAACCAGCTTGGAATTGATCTATTAACCCTAAACGGATCTAAAATATATGGTCCCAAGGGAACTGGTTGTCTTTTTATCAGACGGGGTACCGAACTTGTGCCGCAGATAGTTGGTGGCTCTCAAGAAAGGGGACTTCGTGCCGGCACTGAAAACCCGGCGTTAATTGCGGGTTTTGCCAAAGCGTTGGAGTTGGCTGACAAAAGCAAGGTTGGGGAGAGAAAGCGGTTGGTTAAACTTCGCGATTATATGATACGCCAAGTCTTAAAAACAATTCCCGATAGCCGTCTCAATGGCGACCCAATCAAACGTTTGCCTAATAATATAAATATTTCATTTAAAAACGTAGACGGCGAGATGCTCATGCTCGCGCTTGATCAAAAAGGCATCCAGGTCTCAACAGGATCTGCTTGCACTTCAACTTCAACAGAGCCGTCACACGTGCTTAAAGCGCTAGATTTATCTAACGAGCTTGCGAAGGGAAATATCCGCATTACTCTTGGCCGGCAAACAACAAAAAAGGACATTGATAGTGTCCTGAAAATACTCGCGTCGCTTATCCAAAAAACTTTGTCAAAACATTAA
- a CDS encoding sortase, which produces MKLRFLKVFVILFVLTFTILNGRFLSANVNYWLKINTELPDLVQLPPAKDKSPVPLPNMTTLTVGKIGITAPIVFNVASDNDKILKNLENGVVHYSNTPKPGLDGVSVILGHSSAYPWYRGKYGSVFALLGKLEPGDKFSVKYSDGRTFNFNVKQSLIFSPFSDDLQLKQIEKYPGSSLVLISCWPIGTNYKRIAVQAELVK; this is translated from the coding sequence ATGAAATTACGCTTTCTAAAAGTTTTTGTAATTTTATTCGTGCTAACTTTTACCATATTAAACGGCAGATTTTTATCTGCTAACGTAAATTACTGGCTAAAAATAAATACCGAATTACCAGACTTAGTCCAATTACCACCAGCTAAAGATAAATCCCCCGTACCACTGCCAAATATGACAACATTAACTGTTGGTAAAATAGGCATTACTGCACCAATAGTTTTTAATGTCGCCAGTGACAACGATAAAATATTAAAAAATCTGGAAAACGGCGTAGTCCATTACTCGAATACCCCAAAACCCGGTCTTGATGGTGTTTCAGTGATATTGGGCCATAGTTCCGCTTATCCGTGGTATAGAGGTAAGTATGGTTCTGTGTTTGCACTTTTGGGCAAATTGGAACCGGGAGATAAATTTTCAGTTAAATATAGCGATGGCCGGACGTTCAATTTTAACGTTAAACAATCGCTCATCTTCTCCCCTTTTTCTGACGACTTGCAACTAAAACAAATAGAAAAATATCCCGGTTCGTCTTTGGTTCTTATCAGCTGCTGGCCGATAGGCACTAACTATAAGCGCATTGCGGTACAGGCAGAACTAGTTAAATAG
- a CDS encoding 3D domain-containing protein: MNKNITKIKQTMVLVTLLTLVFSVGFPVANAALFNWTSEDSKDSTIQIFNFVTSYLNVNSELPNSQKEPENLPLVQNNSLVSIGSPVIQKVIKSVQTKNTNQLIREMVVHATAYSSTPDQTDDTPFITAWNTTVRDGIIAANFLPFGTKIKIPDIYGDKIFTVEDRMNRRYWYRIDIWFPDRTSALDFGLKQVKIHVLES; this comes from the coding sequence ATGAACAAAAATATAACAAAAATTAAACAAACGATGGTATTAGTGACGCTTTTAACTTTAGTGTTTTCGGTTGGTTTCCCTGTGGCCAATGCGGCCCTTTTTAACTGGACTTCTGAAGACTCAAAAGATTCAACAATTCAGATATTCAATTTTGTGACCTCTTACTTAAACGTTAATAGCGAGTTACCCAACAGCCAGAAAGAACCGGAAAATTTGCCGCTGGTTCAAAACAACTCTCTGGTTTCTATTGGCTCTCCAGTAATACAAAAAGTGATAAAATCAGTTCAGACAAAAAACACTAACCAACTGATAAGAGAAATGGTAGTTCATGCAACGGCTTACTCTTCAACCCCTGACCAAACAGATGACACACCATTTATAACGGCTTGGAACACTACGGTTCGTGACGGTATTATTGCTGCCAACTTTTTACCATTTGGCACAAAAATAAAAATTCCGGATATTTACGGCGATAAAATTTTCACAGTTGAAGACAGAATGAATCGCAGATATTGGTACAGAATAGATATTTGGTTTCCAGATCGCACAAGCGCCTTGGACTTCGGGTTGAAGCAAGTAAAAATTCACGTTCTGGAATCCTAA
- a CDS encoding GIY-YIG nuclease family protein, which produces MERFYVYTLLSLKDNKLYAGFTTNLKNRLQQHARGEVKSTRDRRPLKLIHYEYFINEQDAKAREVFLKSGFGRNQLKQALKRTLLK; this is translated from the coding sequence ATGGAACGATTTTACGTTTACACCCTGCTATCCTTGAAAGACAATAAACTCTATGCTGGTTTTACTACAAATCTTAAAAACAGATTACAGCAACACGCTCGCGGTGAAGTTAAATCAACAAGAGATCGTAGGCCATTAAAACTTATTCATTACGAGTACTTTATCAACGAACAAGATGCTAAAGCCAGAGAAGTATTTCTAAAAAGTGGTTTTGGAAGGAATCAGCTCAAACAAGCCTTGAAAAGAACCCTTCTGAAATAA
- a CDS encoding CMP deaminase gives MSEKWDRRFLALAEHIAQWSKDPSTKTGAVIVDPNNRVVSIGYNGFPRGVNDLPERLENREIKYKIIVHCERNALLFAREPVVGYRLYTWPFMSCAPCTAMVIQAGIAEVVAPVSDNSRWIEDFKLAQTLFNLIDFNRFC, from the coding sequence GTGTCCGAAAAATGGGACAGACGTTTTTTAGCTCTTGCTGAACATATTGCTCAATGGAGTAAAGATCCGTCAACAAAAACTGGAGCAGTTATTGTTGATCCCAACAATAGAGTCGTGTCTATTGGGTATAATGGTTTCCCGCGTGGTGTAAATGATTTACCAGAACGGCTGGAAAATCGAGAAATTAAATACAAAATTATAGTACATTGCGAGCGGAATGCGCTGCTATTCGCACGAGAGCCAGTAGTTGGGTACCGATTATATACGTGGCCGTTTATGTCTTGTGCTCCTTGCACCGCAATGGTAATACAAGCTGGAATTGCTGAAGTTGTTGCTCCAGTTTCAGATAACTCGCGCTGGATAGAAGATTTCAAATTGGCTCAAACGCTGTTCAATTTAATTGATTTTAACCGCTTCTGCTGA
- the rplS gene encoding 50S ribosomal protein L19, whose product MNILHHFNSTLSTNKTLPDIRSGQTVKVYQKIKEGAKTRTQIFEGIVIAQKHGSGSSATITVRKISNGVGVERIFPLHSPAVEKFEIIKTAKVRRAKLYYLRHKTARETRKKTKLIEPKVSGSKSQNKTRETSSIQES is encoded by the coding sequence ATGAATATACTGCATCATTTTAATTCAACTTTATCGACTAATAAAACGCTACCGGATATTCGCTCCGGTCAAACGGTTAAGGTTTACCAAAAGATAAAGGAGGGCGCGAAAACAAGGACTCAAATCTTTGAGGGTATTGTTATTGCTCAAAAACACGGCTCAGGATCTAGTGCGACAATTACTGTTCGTAAAATATCAAACGGCGTTGGCGTGGAGCGTATTTTTCCATTGCATTCCCCTGCCGTTGAAAAATTTGAAATTATTAAAACCGCAAAAGTTCGCCGAGCCAAGCTTTATTATCTTCGCCACAAAACTGCACGCGAAACCCGTAAAAAAACAAAGCTTATCGAACCAAAAGTTTCTGGCTCTAAATCCCAAAACAAAACCCGAGAAACCAGCTCAATCCAAGAATCTTAA
- a CDS encoding RluA family pseudouridine synthase, with translation MARIKIIYENRDFLIIDKPAGLLTHPVRSLARAKGASPEDLGEATSNGTHPVNRQDKSESVVGWLLEKYPEVASVCDPYGTGVGSSSTSLEEPKLVLDKWTDLRPGIVHRLDRETSGLLLAAKTQSAFDYFKKLFQEHKIKKTYLALVYGHLKNKSGVIETPLAKLPGRTGSTRQTTKVHGKHELKEKSAITQYKVLSYHLLHTASYSLLEVSPQTGRTHQIRVHLKSVGHPVVCDALYAGKNNTCPPGLGRLFLHAQKLSFVSPAGEALTAETDLPQELNEFLSTLEVATKDY, from the coding sequence ATGGCTCGAATCAAAATTATTTACGAAAACCGCGATTTCTTAATTATTGATAAACCCGCTGGGCTTTTAACGCATCCCGTTAGAAGTCTCGCTCGCGCCAAAGGCGCGAGTCCGGAGGACCTCGGCGAGGCTACTTCTAACGGGACGCATCCCGTTAATCGCCAGGACAAAAGTGAAAGCGTGGTCGGCTGGCTCTTGGAAAAATATCCGGAAGTAGCCAGTGTATGCGACCCCTATGGCACAGGAGTCGGCTCGTCCAGCACCAGTTTGGAAGAGCCCAAACTGGTGCTGGATAAATGGACGGATTTGAGGCCAGGTATCGTTCACCGTCTAGACCGAGAAACCTCTGGGTTATTATTAGCTGCAAAAACACAATCAGCTTTTGACTATTTTAAAAAACTTTTTCAAGAACACAAAATTAAAAAAACATATCTAGCCTTAGTCTACGGCCACCTCAAAAACAAAAGCGGCGTGATAGAAACACCGCTTGCTAAACTTCCAGGCCGGACAGGCAGTACCCGACAAACCACCAAAGTCCACGGAAAACACGAACTTAAAGAAAAATCAGCTATTACCCAATACAAAGTTTTAAGTTACCACTTGCTACACACCGCGAGTTATTCTCTCTTGGAAGTTTCCCCGCAAACTGGGCGCACTCACCAAATCCGCGTTCATCTAAAATCAGTTGGCCATCCAGTTGTTTGTGATGCGCTTTATGCCGGCAAAAACAACACCTGCCCCCCGGGGCTGGGACGGTTATTTCTACATGCGCAAAAGCTGTCTTTTGTATCTCCGGCTGGTGAAGCGTTAACGGCTGAAACCGACCTTCCACAAGAATTAAATGAATTTTTATCTACTCTAGAAGTGGCTACAAAAGATTACTAA
- a CDS encoding ATP-dependent metallopeptidase FtsH/Yme1/Tma family protein, producing the protein MKSLIKYVLIVFLIFLVISGFVAIIRSPLSQENNEISLTTLVNQINQGQVKEVTVRGEKLDIVLNDSKKETSKKEAGSSVSDTLINLGTEKDKLTKVSLDVKNESGFGFYIVNFLPIVLPFLLVVFLFWFMFRQAQRGSMSAFTFGKTKARLAGNDGNGKKKVTFGDVAGLTEAKEEITEVVEFLRDPKKFQKLGARIPRGVLLVGSPGTGKTLLAKAVANEAGVPFYYVSGSEFVEMFVGVGANRVRDTFEVAKKTAPSIVFIDEIDAVGRHRGAGLGGGHDEREQTLNQILVEMDGFDTNDAVIVMAATNRPDILDPALLRPGRFDRRIILDEPSMKDREAILHIHALDKPLAKNTDLKVVSERTPGFSGADLANLLNEAAILAARKNQKEITQENLLQSIEKVMLGPERRSHVFTKKEKEIAAYHEAGHALVATALPHTDPIHKVSIVSRGRAGGYTLKLPLEDKHLRSRSEFESELAVLLGGYAAEKLIFNELTTGASNDLKVASELARKMVTQYGMSDKLGPITFGEKEELVFLGKELGTEKNYSNEIAFQIDGEVKSFITKGLKKAQEIINKKMATLEKIARKLIEKETLEQKEFYALVS; encoded by the coding sequence ATGAAATCATTAATTAAATATGTCCTTATCGTTTTCCTGATATTTTTGGTTATATCAGGTTTTGTCGCGATTATACGCTCACCTCTTTCTCAAGAAAATAACGAAATTTCACTGACTACCCTGGTTAACCAAATAAACCAAGGCCAAGTTAAGGAAGTTACTGTGCGCGGAGAAAAACTAGATATAGTGCTTAATGACAGCAAAAAGGAAACATCCAAAAAAGAAGCCGGCTCATCAGTTAGCGATACCCTGATAAACCTGGGTACTGAAAAAGATAAGTTAACCAAAGTTAGTCTGGATGTAAAAAATGAATCGGGATTCGGATTCTATATTGTGAACTTTTTGCCAATAGTTCTTCCGTTCCTTTTGGTTGTCTTTTTGTTTTGGTTCATGTTCCGCCAAGCTCAACGGGGATCAATGTCTGCTTTTACTTTCGGAAAAACTAAGGCGCGTCTAGCTGGCAACGACGGCAACGGCAAAAAGAAAGTTACTTTTGGTGACGTGGCTGGACTTACAGAAGCTAAAGAAGAAATTACTGAAGTTGTGGAGTTTTTGCGTGATCCCAAGAAATTCCAAAAACTAGGCGCTCGCATTCCTAGAGGAGTACTACTTGTAGGATCACCAGGTACAGGCAAAACTTTACTTGCCAAGGCAGTGGCTAATGAAGCTGGGGTTCCTTTTTATTATGTGTCCGGTTCTGAATTTGTAGAAATGTTTGTGGGAGTTGGCGCTAACCGCGTACGCGATACTTTTGAAGTGGCTAAAAAAACCGCGCCGTCGATTGTTTTCATTGATGAGATTGACGCCGTTGGCCGACACCGCGGAGCAGGGCTTGGCGGCGGCCACGATGAACGCGAACAAACCCTCAACCAAATACTTGTTGAAATGGATGGATTTGATACAAACGATGCCGTCATAGTAATGGCAGCAACTAACCGACCGGATATATTAGACCCGGCATTGTTACGTCCGGGACGATTTGACCGACGCATAATACTTGATGAGCCGTCCATGAAAGACCGTGAAGCAATACTCCACATACATGCTCTGGATAAGCCACTCGCCAAAAATACCGACCTAAAAGTCGTCTCTGAACGCACACCGGGATTTTCAGGCGCAGACTTGGCCAATTTGCTCAATGAAGCTGCAATTTTAGCCGCTCGTAAAAACCAAAAAGAGATCACGCAAGAAAATCTTTTGCAATCAATCGAAAAAGTCATGCTCGGTCCGGAGCGAAGATCGCATGTGTTTACCAAAAAAGAAAAAGAGATAGCCGCTTATCATGAAGCCGGCCACGCTTTAGTTGCCACCGCCTTGCCGCACACCGATCCGATACATAAAGTTTCCATCGTATCGCGTGGACGAGCCGGCGGATATACACTTAAATTACCCCTCGAAGACAAACACTTGCGATCGCGTTCAGAATTTGAATCGGAATTGGCAGTGCTTTTGGGTGGTTACGCCGCAGAAAAATTAATATTTAATGAACTAACAACTGGTGCCTCAAATGATTTAAAAGTTGCTTCGGAACTTGCACGCAAAATGGTCACGCAATATGGCATGTCTGACAAATTGGGGCCAATAACTTTTGGCGAAAAAGAAGAACTGGTATTTCTCGGCAAAGAACTCGGCACCGAAAAAAATTATTCTAACGAAATTGCCTTCCAAATAGACGGTGAGGTTAAGAGTTTTATTACAAAAGGACTTAAGAAAGCCCAGGAAATAATAAACAAAAAAATGGCTACTCTTGAAAAAATAGCCAGAAAACTCATAGAAAAAGAAACTCTTGAACAAAAAGAGTTCTACGCGCTAGTCAGTTAA
- a CDS encoding MBL fold metallo-hydrolase gives MPSLRIKGLGGINEIGASSAQIEFPDINRNILIDSGVRMVNNRGYNGGLVRRTEGHALPDVRIDSVLITHGHSDHHGNLPRLWPGIIAANPEAKVFMTRPTFYIAGNLWFNTSFLMANGKISVDLDYEANFTEGMRMILEQAGKNLVTKPGWTEIFPGVEAYFGPNGHIRGSAFIVVRANGKLVMFSGDISVYDSPTVKGMKVPEEFIGKLDAIFVEATYGDRVLIPRSEEEDRMAYLAKETIGRGGICLAPAFGVGRSPDAVLAQEIRGVAPLYVDGMGRDSLDICADPKKGFWCELDHLSDVDLSASGIKYVGNSGERKDLIYEGSGFSVVTTAGMIVEGSCAYQYATRNGFLRDSFNRLLLTGYQAENTEGREIEEGVSVGRPIHLGGRLIQVQADVPPRLQLSSHADGLQIADIVKTLQPKKVFINHGKDSGREGLKHNLESLGFGGDVYLPRNGDVIEI, from the coding sequence ATGCCCAGTTTAAGAATCAAAGGTCTTGGAGGTATTAATGAAATTGGAGCCTCATCTGCCCAAATTGAATTTCCGGATATTAACCGGAATATTCTTATTGATTCCGGTGTCCGCATGGTTAATAACCGTGGTTATAACGGTGGTCTAGTAAGACGAACCGAGGGCCACGCTTTACCAGACGTGAGAATTGACAGTGTCCTGATTACTCACGGACACAGTGATCATCATGGTAATTTGCCTCGCCTTTGGCCGGGAATTATTGCGGCCAATCCCGAGGCTAAGGTCTTTATGACCAGACCTACTTTTTATATCGCTGGTAATCTCTGGTTCAACACCTCTTTCTTAATGGCCAATGGAAAGATCAGCGTTGATTTGGATTATGAGGCCAATTTTACCGAAGGTATGAGGATGATTCTCGAACAGGCGGGGAAGAACCTGGTTACAAAACCCGGCTGGACGGAAATTTTCCCCGGCGTTGAAGCGTATTTCGGTCCCAATGGGCATATCAGGGGATCGGCGTTCATTGTTGTGCGAGCCAATGGTAAGCTAGTGATGTTTTCGGGCGACATATCGGTTTACGATAGCCCGACAGTTAAAGGCATGAAGGTGCCGGAAGAATTTATCGGCAAACTTGATGCAATTTTTGTTGAAGCAACATATGGTGATCGCGTGTTGATACCGCGATCGGAAGAAGAAGACAGAATGGCATATCTGGCGAAGGAAACCATTGGTCGGGGAGGAATATGCCTGGCTCCGGCATTTGGAGTCGGCCGTAGTCCTGATGCCGTTCTAGCGCAAGAGATAAGAGGAGTTGCACCCCTATATGTTGATGGCATGGGGAGGGACTCACTCGATATTTGCGCAGATCCAAAAAAAGGATTCTGGTGTGAGCTGGATCATCTGTCTGATGTTGATTTGTCCGCATCAGGAATAAAGTACGTAGGAAATAGCGGTGAGCGCAAAGATTTAATTTACGAGGGGAGCGGATTTAGTGTGGTAACAACCGCCGGAATGATAGTTGAGGGCAGTTGTGCCTATCAATACGCTACCCGAAACGGTTTTCTACGAGATAGTTTTAACCGGTTGCTTTTAACCGGCTACCAGGCCGAGAATACTGAGGGGCGAGAGATAGAAGAGGGCGTCTCGGTGGGAAGGCCGATTCATTTAGGGGGTCGGTTGATACAAGTTCAGGCCGATGTGCCGCCGCGATTACAGCTTTCTTCACACGCCGACGGTCTGCAAATAGCTGATATTGTTAAAACCCTTCAGCCCAAAAAAGTTTTTATCAATCACGGTAAAGATAGCGGCCGTGAGGGGCTGAAGCACAATCTTGAGTCTCTTGGTTTTGGTGGAGACGTATACTTACCCCGAAATGGGGACGTGATTGAAATTTAA
- a CDS encoding NUDIX domain-containing protein — MPTQESLQRSRKKGFLLRRAAEKEARLDGKSGAINKELILSTAQDFNCSLKPESASDMAKVLKLEQEYFENAMTSAELECFSRQTVVGIGQYFSRGKRKGYVLVLNEFKRMFPDNEEFGLGFPGGRVRIGESPHARLQKESPEETGLICEVLNSDRPPVAEHKVGEEEHLFSAYEVKYVGGRPRPAPTKDEPITAIVFVDEETLQNVCKTNGRLRIKIEKKELIVGILPNHRRVFLKYLHMKEACGGGKNV, encoded by the coding sequence ATGCCAACACAAGAGTCATTACAAAGGTCAAGAAAAAAAGGATTTTTACTAAGACGAGCCGCTGAAAAAGAAGCGCGTCTAGATGGAAAATCTGGGGCCATAAATAAAGAATTAATTTTGAGTACAGCCCAAGACTTCAATTGTTCCCTTAAACCAGAAAGTGCCAGTGATATGGCTAAGGTTCTGAAGCTGGAACAAGAATATTTTGAAAATGCTATGACTTCGGCGGAATTGGAATGTTTTTCACGCCAAACCGTTGTGGGTATTGGCCAGTATTTTTCGAGAGGTAAGAGGAAGGGTTATGTCCTCGTTTTGAACGAGTTCAAGAGGATGTTCCCGGACAACGAAGAATTTGGTTTGGGCTTTCCTGGCGGTAGAGTTAGGATAGGCGAATCACCGCATGCCAGACTTCAAAAAGAGAGTCCCGAAGAAACTGGACTGATTTGTGAAGTTTTAAATTCCGATCGGCCTCCGGTGGCGGAACACAAAGTTGGCGAAGAAGAACATCTTTTTTCTGCCTACGAAGTGAAGTATGTAGGTGGTAGGCCAAGACCTGCTCCAACCAAGGATGAGCCAATTACGGCAATCGTTTTTGTTGATGAGGAAACCCTGCAGAATGTTTGTAAGACCAACGGGCGACTCAGGATAAAAATCGAAAAAAAAGAGCTAATCGTAGGTATTTTACCAAACCACAGACGGGTTTTCTTGAAGTATTTGCATATGAAAGAAGCGTGTGGGGGAGGGAAAAATGTATAA
- a CDS encoding cold shock domain-containing protein gives MYNFPEQLALLQKLGVNWIRVYKISNEKTFPGDKLVGGVELPVQNDQGLIVSYDAKLKTTFVLAVEVKHNVDLLMVWTEGSDRRIRILRGETPDDTRTAFYAKRIPTDKTLCGEYVTKSNDRQGNSVWAISTADSRLRMWEIAIVTVVVGGRSQYFISLQEVYTAAMFTANGDIYVPEEEFPGYKDWESLQVLLNTRTDPFFLRPLSEYQKQAEKINEAEVVNGNQARILWFNQARGFGFAEIPGEEQNPIFHRTSVEDQIFPAFKPGQIIKYARIERTPKGVQLRGVSEV, from the coding sequence ATGTATAACTTTCCGGAGCAATTAGCCCTCTTACAAAAATTGGGTGTAAATTGGATAAGGGTTTACAAAATTTCCAATGAAAAAACTTTTCCCGGCGATAAACTGGTTGGAGGTGTCGAACTGCCAGTGCAGAACGATCAAGGGCTTATCGTTAGCTACGATGCTAAACTGAAAACAACCTTCGTTTTGGCTGTTGAAGTTAAGCATAATGTTGATCTTCTTATGGTTTGGACCGAGGGTAGTGACCGAAGAATTAGAATTCTTCGGGGTGAGACGCCAGATGATACCAGGACGGCATTTTATGCCAAGCGTATTCCTACTGACAAGACATTATGCGGGGAATATGTTACCAAGAGTAACGACAGACAGGGAAACAGTGTTTGGGCAATATCTACTGCTGACAGCCGACTTCGTATGTGGGAAATAGCCATTGTAACAGTTGTGGTTGGCGGCCGCTCTCAATATTTTATATCGTTGCAGGAAGTTTATACGGCAGCAATGTTTACGGCCAATGGCGACATCTACGTTCCCGAAGAGGAATTTCCGGGCTACAAAGACTGGGAGAGTTTGCAGGTATTGCTTAATACAAGAACCGACCCTTTTTTTCTTAGACCGCTTTCTGAATACCAAAAACAGGCTGAGAAAATTAATGAAGCGGAAGTCGTGAACGGTAACCAGGCAAGAATTCTATGGTTTAATCAGGCCAGGGGTTTCGGTTTTGCAGAGATTCCCGGTGAAGAACAGAACCCGATTTTTCATAGGACATCGGTTGAAGATCAAATATTTCCCGCATTCAAACCAGGTCAAATTATAAAATATGCTCGTATTGAGCGTACGCCC